The DNA window CGCGGGGCTGCAGGATCACCCAGACCGGCGCTCCGGCCGCAAATAAGACATAAATTGATATAATTATCATCCACGCCGTTGGCGGCAAATTGATAGGAAAATTAAAACCGATGATTATTGATATGGCGCATACAACCGCGGCCAGAAGATATCCCATAACCATTTTCATCGATTTGCGATAAATCAAAAATCCCAACAGAGGCGAAAAGAGGGTAATAATAATCACCGAGGTTGAAGCGATACCACCGATAATACCCATCGGTTGACCATTTACTTCGGTCGTCTTTAGCAGGGATTGTCCGGCCTCTAATGATAATTTTGATAATGGCCACATCGATGTTAATGATATCGCCGTCATGCTCAAAAATGCCGAAGTCACCAGAAAGATCATAATGAGGGTAAAGGCGAGAAACAAAAACATGCCGGTCCTTCCCAGAGAAATACCCGCGATTTCCCCGATTGATTTACCTCCCTCTCGGATAGAAGCGAAAAGCGTCGAATAATCATGAACGGCTCCAAAGAAACAGTCCCCAAAACGACCCAAAGCCAGGCCGGAGCGAAGCCATAGAGAATACCAATCGTCGGACCAATAATCGGACCCGCTCCCGCGATTGTGGAAAAATGATGGGCAAACAATATATGCGTCCGAGTCGGTATAAAATCTTTGTTATCATTCCGGCTTTTAGCCGGGGTTTGAATAGAATCGTCCTCGCCTAATCGCTCAGCTACATATCGGCCGTAGAATCTGTATCCCAGCCAAAAGATTAAATAAGCCCCCAGGAATGGAATCAATATATTCATAGGCCATCCAAAACACAGGGAAAACAACCCACAGAATTTTAGTTGCTCTCACTCATCAAGATAACAATCTTATTTATACTCTACAAGCGGGATAACAGATTTGAAACTATGCTTTTCAATATGCGTAAATATTGCTGAGAGGCAGATGGAATATATGGTTAAGAAGCGGGACAATAACAAATTACTTATCCTCGTCGGGGTTTTATTATGTTGCCTATCAGCATATAGCGATTCCGGCGCCTTTGAATTTTCTAATCGTAATCGCTATACCTTGCCACCCAATGATACGATCCCCGGCGATCTGTATTTAACCTGCGGGGGAGCTTCATTCCCATATTCCTGGACCCGCTCTGACGACGGCGGTCGCGGGGGAGCCTTTATAGACGGGACTATTCTGGGCGACCTTTCCATGGCCGGAGGGAAACTGAATTTTTCCGGTCTGATTAAGGGCAATCTAAACTGCGCCAGCCAGTCTACTTTTATTAGGGGAAATATTGAGCGTTCGGCGCGAATAGCCTGTCAGGAAATTACGGTCGTGGGGAAAATAGGCATCGACGCCATTATTTTAGCCAGTCGAGTCGAACTTGGCAGTTCCTCTCGAATTGGTAATGACGCCGCCATTACCGGCGGAGAAGTAAGAATCCTGGGAGATGTGGGCCGGGATTTGATTGTCCGTGGAGACGAAATTATCATAGCCGGGAAAATTGCCGGGGATCTGGATATTGAGGCAAACATCGTAACAATTGAATACCCCGCGGAAATTAGCGGAAATGTATCATACAAAAGCCCGAAGAAAATAAGAATCTCAGATGATGTGATTATCGAAGGCGATGTTAAATGGCATCGGGTAGAAAAAGATATTGAGGTTGATAAAGGTATTGACTGGTATACCCGGTCGTTTTTCATGTTCTGTACGCTTGTCGTCGGCCTGATTATGATACCGCTGCTTAATCGCCATACACGTCTGGCATCCGAGCAAATCGGGAAAAAACCGCTTCAATGCCTGGGGATCGGTTTTGTCTTTATCTGCGCCGCCCCGATTGCCGCGATAATTCTGGCTATTACAGTTATTGGAATACCGGCCGCCCTCATTCTGGCGTTTTTATCTATTCTCTTTGCCTATATCGCCAAAATCTATTTTGCCATTTTCCTGGGATCATTTATTATCAACGCATTTCGCAAAGGAATCAAACCAAAACAAGGTTTCGCGTTTATTCTCGGATTAATTGCCTTGACATTTTCATACACCGTACCCGTCATGGGATGGATAATATATTTTGGTTCTATGTTGTTCGGAGCGGGGGCGATTTTGCTCGGCGCTCACGAATGCCGTAAGCAATCGGCGAACCTAACCGGCTAATATCCACTAACGCTTCTACCTTCAGTCCGTATATCTGAAAAACCAACAATGAAATGGTCGCCCGTCTGGAATGCCGCGGCGTTAACAATTCCCAGAGGCAGTCGTTCTTTTACGTTATGACCCCGTGAAATTAAATCCTGTATAGTTGATGCATCCCAGCGTTCCTGCTCCATATACAAACTATCAGGCTGCCATTGATGATGAATTCTCGGGGCCAGAATGGCCTCTCCCAAGCTCATGCCAAAGATACGCTTATATATGATAGTCTGGGTAACCGCCGAAATAATCGTGGAACCGCCTGGAGATCCCAGGGCCATATACGGTTTGTTATTTCGAAAGACTATTGTAGGAGTCATGGATGATAACATCCGTTTGCCGGGTTCAATTTTATTGGCTTCTCCACCCACTAATCCAAAAGCATTGGCCTGCCCCGGTTTAATAGCGAAATCATCCATTTCATTATTTAATAAAAAACCGCATCCTTCTACCACGGCCTTGCTGCCAAACGAAAGATTTATGGTATAAGTCAATGAGACAATATTGCCTGCGCTGTCGACCGCGACAAGGTGAGTCGTTTCCGTGGGCTCATAGCTGCCTTTGGGTACCCCGGGCAGTATTTCAGTTGAGGTCGAAGCCTTCGATTCATTTATGGATTGAATCCTGGTCGCGAGATAATTTTTATCAAGGAGCTCCTTCGTAAAATCCTGAGTAAAATCCGGATCGCCCAGATATTTTTCACGATCGGCAAACGCTCTTCGAGAAGCCTCTGTAAATAGATGGAGATATTGCGGAGAGTCGGCCGTATATTTCTCCAACTCAAACTCATCCAGGATTGATAAGATCTGCCCCATAACAATTCCGCCGGATGACGGCAATCCCGGGGCATAAATGTCCAGATCACGAAACTTAAAACTAACCGGATCGCGCCATTTCGGATTATAAGACGCCAAATCCTCTTCGGATATGACGCCGCCGTTGGCGGCGCAAAATTCTGCAATCTTGCGGGCTACTGTCCCGGTATAAAATCCGTCGCGACCATTTCTTTCAATTAAGCCCAGAGTCCAGGCCAAATCTTTTTGTATAAATTGGCTGCCCGATATTGGAGGACGCCCGTCCGGAAAAAATATTTCTGCTGTTGAGGGATACAGTGCCAAATCATCCGAATACTCAATAATGTATGACTCAAAATGATTGAGTATCGCAAACCCGGTATCGGCCAAATACCGGGCCGGAACTACCAATGACGACCATGGCATTCTTCCCAGACGCTTATGCATTTCAAATAATCCCGCTATTGTGCCGGGCGTCCCGGCCGAGAGCGGGCCGATTAGGGCTTTGTCTCTGTCAACATTTTCCTGAGAATCATAGTACATCTCCGGTTTAATTCCGGCCGGTGCCGTTTCCCGGAAATCAAGAAAACGAACTTCCTGAGATTCGGCCAGATAAATTAAGGCGAATCCTCCCCCACCAATATTTCCCGCCCGGGGGAGCGTTACGGCCAACGCCATAGCCGTTGCGCAGGCGGCATCGATCGCATTGCCGCCCGCTTTCAAAATTTCCAAACCTACATTCGCGGCCATGGGATCCGAGCAGACAACAACACCGTTACGAAAAATCTTTTCGGAGGCGACTTGCCCGCACGATGAGAAACTTGTCAGTACGAATATAAATGCTATCGGAATTAGAAAGAACCTGGGTCCTGCTTTCATAATCAAACTCCAAATCTCAAAAAAAAAGCAACCGACTTTCGGCTGCTTTAATCATAAGTCAATCTCATATTACTTGGATATCAAAAACATTTTGGCGTCGGGAAAATCAATATTCAAAGATATTCCGTTTTTCAATTCGTCCACGCTGGTCTTAATCGGTTCGTCTCGTTCAGCCGGATCCTCCGCGTCGTTATTTCCGAATTGATCGATCAATTTTATCTTGGTACCCTTAAATCCAACCTTACGGAGATCGATGCGTAATAAAATATCCTTGTTCCTCATATCGGTCGCATCACTCAGGTCGCCGGCGGGAGGAGCCAATAAAAATAATACAAAATTCTTTTCGTTTTTATGCAAAACCACTTCGACATTAGGGTCCGAGACATATATCTGGCTGGATAATTTTGTCATCGCAAGAATTTGTTCAAGATGTTTGAGTTTTCTAAAGTCGCCTCCCGACGCTATATCATAACTAAAGAAAAATACTTTGCCTTTAAGCCGCGAAGATAGAACACCGACCGTCTTGCCCCTGGCAGTTGCCAGTTTCTTATTTTTGACGTCGGTAGTTCTGATAGTACCATAAATATATGATAGAAATGACTCGGATTTCTTAAAATCAATCGAGCCGATGCCCTCGCCAACTGTTGTCTTAATTCTAAGCTTCTTGGAAAGTGGTGAATTCTCTTTCCCTAATTCATCAAATTTAGGCATCAAGCCAACCAAAATTACATTAATCCCCTTTTCGGCTAACTGAATTATATTCTCCTGGGCTTTCTGCGACATGAATTCACAAATGGGAATCAGAACCGTTTTGAATTTATGTAGTTTTTCAGCGTCGGATATATCGCCAACGCCATAATCAAAACACAGTCTGCTGAAATCTCGACAGGCACCGTTGAATGTTTCACGCAATAGCTTTTCAATATAGCCAAATACTTTGGGTTTATCAAACTCAGACAGCCACTGATAAGGCCGATAGAAGGCCGCCGCCAGAGAATTATCAGGCTCAATAACATTAACACCCATTTTGGGTATGGCAATATTCAGTCGCTTAATTATTTCAAAACCGGTTCCGATTGCTCCATCGTGATCAATAGGAGCGCCGTACCAATGATCACGATTGACAAACATATAATGATTGAAACCCTTAAATCCACCTGCCAATCCGGCCGCGATAAAAAATCTCCTTCGACCGTCTGTAATAGGAAACATATGCTCGGATTCTTTCTTGTCCGACGTCATACTCCCCGATATAAATGACGGCGCCCAGGCGAAATTGGTCATGGTTCGCATATAGCGAGCCTTTTGCAGAAGATCGAACGCCGTACCGTCGGGAAATACTGATGCCCCAAGCAAATGCTCCTCATCCCCCTCTGTTTTTAACGAAAATGCAGGTAAGGGATGCTCGCTCTTGAAATAGAGAGAACGAAAGAAAAACGGCAGGACAGTGTATGATTTAAATAAATCCTCCATGCTGCTTAAAAATTCCGAAAGATACCATTCTTTGAATAAAAACCAGTCAAACACCTTGGGCATGTGCTTCAAATCAAATCCGGTAAAATCCCGAGGCGGCTCAACCTGAGTAAAATCTTTGTTTTTCTCTTTATATAAAGTATTAAGGTTCTTTATCTCGCCATATTTCTGATCAAGAAAGGCCGGATAGAGCGATTTGATGACATAGTCGTTATAATCGGCATCACCGGCTCCGGTGCGGTGACAAAACGATGTCTCAAAATCGAACTCCACCATGAATGCCGGGCCCCGCGGATGAATATAATTGCGCGTCGTTTCAATAAGGTTCTTAAAATAATTCTTAAGATAATGCTGAAAATGAGGATGCATGTAGCTGACAAGCTTACCTCCCGCTACGCCGGTAGAGTCTATCAGCGTTATTTCATCGTCATTGGCATCGCGGGCCAAAAGTTCGGGATCATTAACGACAAAATCAGGAATACCACCGTTTTTCCATTGTCCTGAAATCCACGGTCCCGGTCTCAAAATCACTTTGAATCCAAATTCTCTCGCCAGTTCCAAAAAAACTACTAAATCTTTCCTTGAATCCTGAAATCCGTTAAAATCTATGTCTTTGTTTCGGCTCTGATGCAAATTCCAGGGTACGGCAGTAGAAATAATTCTAAACCCAGCCCTCTTAATTCGTTCGAAGCATATCGACCAATATCTCTTTTCTACCCGGAAATAGTGCATTTCCACAGAAAATGGATAGTAAATATCTTTGCCGATAGTCAACCGGTTTTGATCAACGCCTAACATATAACTCCTTGATTTTCAACCATATAAAAAACTGGCCCATTAAGCCGTGATATGATTTTAACAAAATTAACCCGAAAAGTCAATAAAAAACATTTTTTGGAGCCAAATACCTCTCTCCAAGTCTTTGTGTTGCAAACAGTTTTATTGTATTACCTTGAATTGCATGATCTTTCAATAGTGAATTTTTTCACTCCAGGAAAAAATTTATATAAAGTTTATTGTTCAATACATAAGTTGTTATTAAATAGTCATTTACATGAAATCA is part of the Candidatus Zixiibacteriota bacterium genome and encodes:
- a CDS encoding polymer-forming cytoskeletal protein, producing MEYMVKKRDNNKLLILVGVLLCCLSAYSDSGAFEFSNRNRYTLPPNDTIPGDLYLTCGGASFPYSWTRSDDGGRGGAFIDGTILGDLSMAGGKLNFSGLIKGNLNCASQSTFIRGNIERSARIACQEITVVGKIGIDAIILASRVELGSSSRIGNDAAITGGEVRILGDVGRDLIVRGDEIIIAGKIAGDLDIEANIVTIEYPAEISGNVSYKSPKKIRISDDVIIEGDVKWHRVEKDIEVDKGIDWYTRSFFMFCTLVVGLIMIPLLNRHTRLASEQIGKKPLQCLGIGFVFICAAPIAAIILAITVIGIPAALILAFLSILFAYIAKIYFAIFLGSFIINAFRKGIKPKQGFAFILGLIALTFSYTVPVMGWIIYFGSMLFGAGAILLGAHECRKQSANLTG
- the ggt gene encoding gamma-glutamyltransferase, yielding MKAGPRFFLIPIAFIFVLTSFSSCGQVASEKIFRNGVVVCSDPMAANVGLEILKAGGNAIDAACATAMALAVTLPRAGNIGGGGFALIYLAESQEVRFLDFRETAPAGIKPEMYYDSQENVDRDKALIGPLSAGTPGTIAGLFEMHKRLGRMPWSSLVVPARYLADTGFAILNHFESYIIEYSDDLALYPSTAEIFFPDGRPPISGSQFIQKDLAWTLGLIERNGRDGFYTGTVARKIAEFCAANGGVISEEDLASYNPKWRDPVSFKFRDLDIYAPGLPSSGGIVMGQILSILDEFELEKYTADSPQYLHLFTEASRRAFADREKYLGDPDFTQDFTKELLDKNYLATRIQSINESKASTSTEILPGVPKGSYEPTETTHLVAVDSAGNIVSLTYTINLSFGSKAVVEGCGFLLNNEMDDFAIKPGQANAFGLVGGEANKIEPGKRMLSSMTPTIVFRNNKPYMALGSPGGSTIISAVTQTIIYKRIFGMSLGEAILAPRIHHQWQPDSLYMEQERWDASTIQDLISRGHNVKERLPLGIVNAAAFQTGDHFIVGFSDIRTEGRSVSGY
- a CDS encoding beta-galactosidase, with translation MLGVDQNRLTIGKDIYYPFSVEMHYFRVEKRYWSICFERIKRAGFRIISTAVPWNLHQSRNKDIDFNGFQDSRKDLVVFLELAREFGFKVILRPGPWISGQWKNGGIPDFVVNDPELLARDANDDEITLIDSTGVAGGKLVSYMHPHFQHYLKNYFKNLIETTRNYIHPRGPAFMVEFDFETSFCHRTGAGDADYNDYVIKSLYPAFLDQKYGEIKNLNTLYKEKNKDFTQVEPPRDFTGFDLKHMPKVFDWFLFKEWYLSEFLSSMEDLFKSYTVLPFFFRSLYFKSEHPLPAFSLKTEGDEEHLLGASVFPDGTAFDLLQKARYMRTMTNFAWAPSFISGSMTSDKKESEHMFPITDGRRRFFIAAGLAGGFKGFNHYMFVNRDHWYGAPIDHDGAIGTGFEIIKRLNIAIPKMGVNVIEPDNSLAAAFYRPYQWLSEFDKPKVFGYIEKLLRETFNGACRDFSRLCFDYGVGDISDAEKLHKFKTVLIPICEFMSQKAQENIIQLAEKGINVILVGLMPKFDELGKENSPLSKKLRIKTTVGEGIGSIDFKKSESFLSYIYGTIRTTDVKNKKLATARGKTVGVLSSRLKGKVFFFSYDIASGGDFRKLKHLEQILAMTKLSSQIYVSDPNVEVVLHKNEKNFVLFLLAPPAGDLSDATDMRNKDILLRIDLRKVGFKGTKIKLIDQFGNNDAEDPAERDEPIKTSVDELKNGISLNIDFPDAKMFLISK
- a CDS encoding carbon starvation CstA family protein, coding for MNILIPFLGAYLIFWLGYRFYGRYVAERLGEDDSIQTPAKSRNDNKDFIPTRTHILFAHHFSTIAGAGPIIGPTIGILYGFAPAWLWVVLGTVSLEPFMIIRRFSLLSEREVNQSGKSRVFLWEGPACFCFSPLPSL